A window from Pararge aegeria chromosome 6, ilParAegt1.1, whole genome shotgun sequence encodes these proteins:
- the LOC120624738 gene encoding uncharacterized protein LOC120624738, protein MEASRLDSELPHKMAHLDIMEIGEASVQNVVTESSSRLLRKRKSIVPEPSKSTNRRVSMKPRKHNLSETANPKQIEALYLNKKIKTITQTLETIYEEPKSSSTDSEPFIGNRKVKRLLSFPIGSHYTKEKIKKRRAKIKKLLGNKSFLNRKKIPMNVFLKTIECLELDEVVHCESKTENNVSV, encoded by the exons ATGGAAGCCTCCAG ATTAGATTCAGAATTACCACACAAAATGGCACATTTAGATATCATGGAAATTGGAGAAGCTAGCGTTCAAAACGTGGTAACTGAATCGAGTTCACGTTTATTGAGAAAAAGAAAGTCTATAGTCCCTGAGCCAAGCAAATCCACAAATCGCAGGGTCAGCATGAAACCGAGGAAACACAACTTGTCTGAAACTGCTAATCCCAAACAAATTGAGGCATTGTatctcaataaaaaaatcaaaacaataacaCAAACCTTAGAGACAATTTATGAAGAACCCAAGTCAAGTAGTACAGACTCTGAACCATTTATTGGGAATCGAAAAGTTAAAAGACTGTTGTCATTCCCAATAGGCAGCCATTAtactaaagaaaaaataaagaaacgcaGAGCTAAAATCAAGAAGCTTCTGGGCAACAAATCATTTCTAAACAGAAAGAAAATACctatgaatgtttttttgaaaactattgaATGTTTGGAGTTAGATGAAGTGGTTCACTGTGAGAGTAAAACTGAGAATAATGTCTCAGTTTGA
- the LOC120624421 gene encoding 3-oxoacyl-[acyl-carrier-protein] synthase, mitochondrial, whose product MNSLKHLRKFTKVPHRRRVVVTGLGVVSPLGRGTELAWKNLLKGHCGIVALKDEEYSKLPSRIAGIIPIESDTEIAKALSKSNLKLMAPATCLALLATSEALEDANWFPDSDDEREVTGVTLGMGMIDLKDVCDTNNALKIGYNKVSPFFVPRILPNMAAGHISIKYGFRGPNHAVSTACATGAHSIGDAFRFIRNGDADVMVSGGAEACISPLAIAGFCRLRALSTSFNDEPMKASRPFDKLRDGFVMGEGAAVLVLEEYEHALSRNAKMYAEILGYGLSGDAAHITTPREDGSGAILSMNRALQDGLIDSNNISYINAHATSTPVGDGIESTAIRKLFKENIKEIMVSSTKGAHGHLLGAAGNLEAVFTILACHHGIVPPTLNLDEPIDNLNYVAKQLREWHKERRIALKNSFGFGGTNATLCISSI is encoded by the coding sequence atgAATTCACTCAAACATTTACGTAAATTCACAAAAGTTCCACATAGAAGAAGAGTTGTAGTTACAGGCTTAGGTGTAGTCTCACCGCTTGGAAGGGGAACAGAACTGGCATGGAAGAATCTTCTGAAGGGACATTGTGGTATAGTAGCACTCAAAGATGAGGAATATTCCAAATTACCGAGTAGAATAGCAGGAATTATACCCATTGAGTCCGACACTGAAATAGCGAAGGCATTAtccaaatcaaatttaaaattaatggcGCCAGCAACTTGTTTAGCACTCCTTGCAACATCAGAAGCATTGGAGGATGCAAATTGGTTTCCAGATTCTGATGATGAAAGAGAGGTCACGGGAGTGACTCTTGGTATGGGAATGATAGACTTGAAGGATGTATGTGATACaaataatgctttaaaaatagGATATAACAAAGTGAGCCCATTTTTCGTACCAAGGATATTGCCGAACATGGCAGCAGgacatataagtataaaatacgGTTTTCGCGGACCCAATCATGCTGTTTCAACAGCATGTGCGACTGGGGCCCACTCTATCGGCGATGCCTTCAGGTTTATCAGAAATGGTGATGCTGATGTCATGGTCAGTGGTGGTGCTGAAGCTTGTATAAGTCCTTTGGCTATAGCTGGATTTTGTCGACTCAGAGCCTTGAGTACTTCATTTAATGATGAACCTATGAAGGCATCTAGACCTTTTGACAAACTTAGAGATGGGTTTGTAATGGGTGAAGGAGCTGCTGTTTTAGTTTTAGAAGAATACGAACATGCATTAAGTAGAAATGCAAAAATGTATGCTGAAATATTAGGATATGGTCTATCAGGTGATGCTGCTCACATTACCACTCCAAGAGAAGATGGCAGTGGAGCCATTTTGTCAATGAATAGAGCATTGCAAGATGGTCTTATAGATTCAAACAACATCTCATACATAAATGCTCATGCCACCTCTACACCAGTGGGGGATGGTATTGAATCTACAGCTATTAGGAAACTcttcaaagaaaatattaaagaaattatggTATCTTCTACAAAAGGGGCTCATGGGCATTTATTAGGTGCAGCTGGTAATTTAGAAGCTGTGTTTACAATACTAGCGTGTCACCATGGAATAGTACCTCCTACATTGAATTTAGATGAACCTATtgacaatttaaattatgttgctAAGCAACTACGAGAGTGGCACAAAGAAAGGAGAATAGcattaaaaaattcttttggATTTGGTGGTACAAATGCAACACTTTGTATATctagtatttaa
- the LOC120624784 gene encoding neuferricin — protein sequence MSVISSLITSLKYPVLTIAIVIVAIFYQQSIFPKSSNNTVVPTKKIFSLAELSTYNGIQQEKLYLAVIGNVFDVTVGSQHYKKGSSYHYFIGKDGTRALVTGNFKDESSNKDNVLDLPCSDLLSILDWRQTFKQKYTYVGLLADRYYDKNGEETMYMSELKQKVKRCRIEKEEAKKQDQLYPPCNISWSEEDGSRVWCTKSSGGVVREWLGVPRQMYTPGQKKPLCVCVNLDKINSSQLKEYKGCPRTSTECFISDN from the exons atgtCTGTGATATCAAGTTTGATAACGAGTTTAAAATATCCTGTGCTTACTATAGCAATAGTTATTGTGGCAATATTTTATCAACAAAGCATATTTCCAAAAAGCTCAAATAACACTGTAGTTCCAACcaagaaaatattttctttagcaGAGTTATCCACATATAATGGAATTCAGCAAGAGAAACTTTATTTGGCCGTAATTGGAAACGTTTTTGATGTAACTGTGGGTAGTCAACATTACAAAAAAGGATCTtcatatcattattttattg GAAAGGATGGTACAAGAGCTCTGGTCACTGGCAATTTTAAAGATGAAAGCAGTAACAAGGACAATGTACTAGATCTTCCTTGCAGTGATCTCTTATCAATATTGGATTGGAGGCAGacgtttaaacaaaaatatacctatgttG GTTTGTTAGCTGATAGGTATTATGACAAAAATGGTGAAGAAACCATGTACATGAGTGAGCTGAAacaaaaagttaagaggtgtagaatagaaaaagaagaagcAAAAAAGCAGGACCAACTGTATCCACCATGCAATATTTCATGGAGCGAAGAGGATGGATCTAGAGTTTGGTGTACCAAGTCAag TGGAGGTGTAGTGCGGGAATGGTTGGGAGTACCACGTCAAATGTATACACCAGGACAAAAGAAACCTCTATGCGTTTGTGTGAatctagataaaataaattcaagtcAGCTCAAAGAGTATAAAGGATGTCCTAGAACATCTACGGAATGTTTCATCagtgataattaa